In one Halictus rubicundus isolate RS-2024b chromosome 14, iyHalRubi1_principal, whole genome shotgun sequence genomic region, the following are encoded:
- the LOC143360976 gene encoding ubiquitin domain-containing protein UBFD1 isoform X1, whose translation MRTFSTSAAKSESNDNCCNITPCSELVSNTNSNETSSTETKDSISKCEILDVPLKDNNMTDLQDPPQEKIDFKVIYNKQRINVNFPLDGTVAQLKAHLQNIISVPQAMQKVMIKGLAKDDQTLRTLGVTKGAKVMVVGSKLDDVLAVSIPTKQDLSDEAASTARKEPLSQQNVHRKVLDKGIPEDVMPGILDSKEPLPKFPLAGMLNKSGGKVRLTFKLEQDQLWIGTKERTDKIPMNSIKGVHSEPIHDYPEYHIMAIQLGTTEASRYWIYWVPAQYISAIKDAILGKWCYF comes from the exons ATGAGAACTTTTAGCACAa GTGCTGCAAAAAGTGAAAGCAACGACAATTGCTGTAATATAACTCCTTGCTCTGAACTAGTATCGAATACAAATTCTAACGAAACCTCGTCCACAGAAACAAAAGACTCAATATCAAAATGTGAAATTCTCGATGTACCGTTGAAAGATAATAACATGACTGACTTGCAAGATCCGCCCCAAGAGAAAATTGACTTTAAAGTGATTTATAATAAACAGCGGATTAACGTGAATTTTCCACTTGATGGCACTGTCGCTCAATTAAAAGCACACCTTCAAAACATTATATCCGTGCCCCAAGCCATGCAAAAAGTTATGATCAAAGGATTAGCTAAAGACGATCAAACATTAAGAACTCTGGGCGTCACAAAAG GTGCCAAGGTCATGGTAGTAGGATCAAAGTTAGATGATGTTTTGGCCGTATCGATTCCAACAAAGCAAGATCTTTCTGATGAAGCTGCATCTACAGCGAGAAAAGAACCCTTATCTCAACAAAACGTTCATAGGAAAGTTTTAGATAAAGGCATTCCGGAAGATGTGATGCCTGGTATATTAGATAGCAAG GAACCTCTACCAAAATTTCCACTGGCTGGCATGTTAAATAAATCTGGTGGTAAAGTTAGACTAACATTTAAATTGGAACAAGACCAACTGTGGATTGGTACAAAAGAAAGAACGGACAAAATACCTATGAATTCTATAAAGGGTGTACACAGTGAACCTATACATGATTATCCAGAGTACCACATTATG GCTATTCAACTAGGCACAACGGAAGCATCAAGGTATTGGATATATTGGGTTCCCGCGCAATACATATCGGCTATAAAAGATGCTATTCTTGGTAAATGGTGCTATTTTTGA
- the LOC143360975 gene encoding uncharacterized protein LOC143360975, protein MDGSDNTFENIQGAFLILTESFLKQGASLSELKSVSIKNNARHKENNAFHYLYSKKVFLVLFMPIFCTIFFKYLYIDIVKSIRGTRCLVPNNYLIWEFTRPISNCDYCRDVTTALILPNLTREEFERYAYSSRPMVIKNAASDWPASKVFSWKFFKNLYENIEGAYDSVEECQFLHFKSNFTSLKDVFAMSEDRALQRSGQEPWYVGWKNCHLQILDTMKRFYNLPHFLPEDAEVPYTNYVFLGYEEGAIMHLDYISRLMWQGQILGDKRWIVAPTPECDNICKRFNFTVHAGDIILLDTRIWYHSTYVIGGNFSLTVTSEYG, encoded by the exons ATGGATGGAAGTGATAACACTTTCGAAAATATACAAGgagcatttttaattttaacagAGAGCTTTCTGAAACAAGGTGCTTCATTGTCAGAATTGAAATCTGtcagtataaaaaataatgcgagGCATAAAGAAAACAATGCTTTCCATTATCTGTATTCGAAGAAAGTATTCCTTGTCTTATTCATGCCAATATTTtgtactatattttttaaatatttatatattgatATTGTTAAAAGTATAAGAGGAACTAGATGCTTAGTACCAAATAATTATCTTATATGGGAATTCACAAGGCCAATATCGAATTGTGATTATTGTAGAGATGTTACGACAGCTTTAATTTTACCAAATCTGACAAGAGAGGAATTCGAACGATACGCATACTCCTCTCGGCCGATGGTGATAAAAAATGCTGCAAGCGATTGGCCAGCTTCAAAAGTGTTTAGctggaaatttttcaaaaatttatacgaaaatatagagggtGCTTATGATTCGGTGGAAGAATGTCAGTTCTTACATTTCAAAAGTAATTTCACAAGTTTAAAAGATGTCTTTGCTATGAGCGAGGACAGAGCTCTGCAACGCAGTGGACAAGAACCATGGTATGTTGGTTGGAAAAATTGTCACCTACAAATTTTGGATACAATGAAACGGTTTTACAATCTACCTCATTTTTTGCCAGAGGATGCAGAGGTTCCATATACCAATTATGTTTTTTTGGGATACGAGGAAGGTGCCATTATGCAT CTGGACTACATTTCTCGTCTTATGTGGCAAGGACAGATCTTGGGTGATAAAAGATGGATCGTTGCCCCAACACCAGAATGCGATAATATTTGCAAACGTTTTAACTTTACTGTTCATGCTGGCGACATTATTCTTTTAGATACAAGAATTTGGTACCACAGCACTTATGTTATAGGTGGGAATTTCAGTTTAACGGTCACCTCTGAGTATGGGT
- the LOC143360976 gene encoding ubiquitin domain-containing protein UBFD1 isoform X2: MEYVGAAKSESNDNCCNITPCSELVSNTNSNETSSTETKDSISKCEILDVPLKDNNMTDLQDPPQEKIDFKVIYNKQRINVNFPLDGTVAQLKAHLQNIISVPQAMQKVMIKGLAKDDQTLRTLGVTKGAKVMVVGSKLDDVLAVSIPTKQDLSDEAASTARKEPLSQQNVHRKVLDKGIPEDVMPGILDSKEPLPKFPLAGMLNKSGGKVRLTFKLEQDQLWIGTKERTDKIPMNSIKGVHSEPIHDYPEYHIMAIQLGTTEASRYWIYWVPAQYISAIKDAILGKWCYF, from the exons ATGGAGTACGTCG GTGCTGCAAAAAGTGAAAGCAACGACAATTGCTGTAATATAACTCCTTGCTCTGAACTAGTATCGAATACAAATTCTAACGAAACCTCGTCCACAGAAACAAAAGACTCAATATCAAAATGTGAAATTCTCGATGTACCGTTGAAAGATAATAACATGACTGACTTGCAAGATCCGCCCCAAGAGAAAATTGACTTTAAAGTGATTTATAATAAACAGCGGATTAACGTGAATTTTCCACTTGATGGCACTGTCGCTCAATTAAAAGCACACCTTCAAAACATTATATCCGTGCCCCAAGCCATGCAAAAAGTTATGATCAAAGGATTAGCTAAAGACGATCAAACATTAAGAACTCTGGGCGTCACAAAAG GTGCCAAGGTCATGGTAGTAGGATCAAAGTTAGATGATGTTTTGGCCGTATCGATTCCAACAAAGCAAGATCTTTCTGATGAAGCTGCATCTACAGCGAGAAAAGAACCCTTATCTCAACAAAACGTTCATAGGAAAGTTTTAGATAAAGGCATTCCGGAAGATGTGATGCCTGGTATATTAGATAGCAAG GAACCTCTACCAAAATTTCCACTGGCTGGCATGTTAAATAAATCTGGTGGTAAAGTTAGACTAACATTTAAATTGGAACAAGACCAACTGTGGATTGGTACAAAAGAAAGAACGGACAAAATACCTATGAATTCTATAAAGGGTGTACACAGTGAACCTATACATGATTATCCAGAGTACCACATTATG GCTATTCAACTAGGCACAACGGAAGCATCAAGGTATTGGATATATTGGGTTCCCGCGCAATACATATCGGCTATAAAAGATGCTATTCTTGGTAAATGGTGCTATTTTTGA